The genomic interval GGAGTTTTGAGTGTGTCGCGGCGGATGCGGAAGACGCGCCCTTGCAATAAAGTTTCCGATTTGATGAGTTCAAAGGTCATGTAAGTTTCCTCAGATCGTGATGATCGCATTATAAAAGAAATACGACTCGCTTGAAAATGAATAAGACCCTGATTCATGCAGAAAACGCTGATGCTACTCTCTCAGCGTCAATCAGCGTTTTAAAGGATTAGGACTTACGCAGTTGAACCTGTTGCGCCGTAGTTGCACTGCGGCGGCGGCACGATTTGCCTGGCAAATCGAACTGCCCGCCAACTGCGTAAGTCCTGAGGTTAATCGTATTTTACTTAAAGCGTTGAATTATGGAATGCTCAAACTCTGACCAGCCGCCAGCGTAGAATTGAGGGTAAGCCCGCCATTGGCGGCGACGATGGCGTCCGGCGTTACATCGCCGAATTTACACGCCACTCCAAACACGGTTGTATCGGCATTGCCGGTCACCACATAGGAACCGGGATGCGCGCGCAACGAACGCGGGCCCAAATCGGCTTCGGACCAAGCCGGACCCGATGGGATGGTCAAGACCAAGCCCGCGTAATAAATATCCGGGCTGGAGAGGTTGCTTGCCGCCAGCAACGCCGCGGGATCGATCCCGTAGCGGCGCGCGATGCAGAATGGGAATTCCTCGCTTTTGAGGGCATACGTGGAAGGATGCGAACCGGGCGGAACCTGCGGTTGAGGCGTGCTGGTCGGCCCGCTGGGGAGGGCGAGAGTCGTTGTGGGTGTCGCAGTGGGGTTGGATGGCAACTGCACGAATGGAGTCAATGTGGCGGTTTCTGCGACGCCGCCCGGTGTGGCAGTGTTCAACAAATTCGGGTCGATACTTTGCGCGGTTTGTGTGGTTGCCTGCTGAACGCCTCCCAGCCCGGTGGGGCTGGCAACCGGAGTGCCGAGGGTTTCGAATAAATTACTCGTATCAATCGCCGTGCTGGTGACAGACACCGGCGTGGAAAACGGTTGTCGACACGCCGTGAGCAACATCGCGCCGATCACTGTTATGGAGGCGATCATCGCGCCTCGCTTCATTCTCAACATAATCTTCTCCTGAAACACAGAACAAAGTTTCGGGGATGGTAGCACATCCAAGAGGGCGCGTCAAGTTACGGGGTGGTGATTTCCATGGCTGTGCGAAGTCGTTGCCTAAGAACAAATCACGCGCTCACGGAAAAAATCTTGATGGCTTGTTCCTTGCCCGCAAACATCACATCACCAAGATCCTCAGTCTTGAAATCTTCGCTCAAA from Candidatus Defluviilinea gracilis carries:
- a CDS encoding LysM peptidoglycan-binding domain-containing protein, with the protein product MLRMKRGAMIASITVIGAMLLTACRQPFSTPVSVTSTAIDTSNLFETLGTPVASPTGLGGVQQATTQTAQSIDPNLLNTATPGGVAETATLTPFVQLPSNPTATPTTTLALPSGPTSTPQPQVPPGSHPSTYALKSEEFPFCIARRYGIDPAALLAASNLSSPDIYYAGLVLTIPSGPAWSEADLGPRSLRAHPGSYVVTGNADTTVFGVACKFGDVTPDAIVAANGGLTLNSTLAAGQSLSIP